A genomic window from Algoriphagus sp. Y33 includes:
- a CDS encoding VOC family protein: MTTINTYLTFEGNCENAFNFYRTVFGGEFAHVGRFSDMPADPNYPISDEARNQIMHISLPISKECVLMGSDTGGHGGPLTVGNNFSLSITTDSKEKADTFFTQLSAEGKVTMPMDNTFWGDYFGMLTDKFGINWMISFNEASQQG, from the coding sequence ATGACTACAATTAACACTTACCTGACTTTTGAAGGGAATTGTGAGAATGCCTTCAATTTCTATCGCACTGTTTTTGGAGGAGAGTTTGCCCATGTAGGGAGGTTTTCTGATATGCCGGCAGATCCAAATTATCCAATCTCTGACGAAGCCAGAAATCAAATCATGCACATCAGTTTGCCGATCAGCAAGGAATGCGTACTGATGGGAAGTGACACCGGCGGACATGGTGGGCCGTTGACTGTGGGGAATAATTTCTCACTTTCAATAACTACCGACTCCAAGGAAAAAGCAGATACTTTTTTCACTCAACTTTCAGCAGAAGGGAAAGTGACGATGCCCATGGACAATACCTTTTGGGGAGATTATTTTGGGATGCTTACAGATAAATTTGGAATAAACTGGATGATCAGTTTTAATGAGGCTTCCCAGCAAGGGTAA
- a CDS encoding RNA polymerase sigma-70 factor, whose amino-acid sequence MNYSLLRDEELVDRLVNEEDKNAFQEIYNRYWKLIFLQAYRKIGSKEKAEGLTQDLFMSLWDRRNMVGIQHLSGWLNKSIRYAIINFYKSQAVKEKYRQFAENHFNSSESSSDHLARLNELSESISLAMDSLPEKTRMVFKMSREENKPVKEIADLLDLSEKAVEYHISQSLKKMRIYLKEYLMVILFWIFKTW is encoded by the coding sequence ATGAATTACTCTTTACTACGAGATGAAGAGTTAGTTGATCGTTTAGTAAATGAAGAAGATAAGAATGCCTTTCAGGAAATATACAACCGCTATTGGAAACTAATTTTTTTACAGGCATACAGAAAGATTGGAAGCAAGGAAAAAGCGGAGGGGCTTACCCAAGATCTATTCATGAGCTTATGGGATCGAAGAAATATGGTCGGCATTCAGCACCTTTCAGGCTGGCTGAACAAGTCCATCCGTTATGCTATCATTAATTTTTACAAATCTCAGGCAGTAAAGGAAAAGTACAGGCAATTTGCCGAAAATCACTTTAATTCTTCAGAGAGTAGCAGCGATCATTTGGCCAGACTGAATGAATTGTCGGAAAGTATAAGCCTTGCTATGGATTCGCTTCCCGAAAAGACAAGGATGGTCTTTAAAATGAGTAGGGAGGAAAACAAACCGGTAAAGGAAATAGCTGACCTGTTGGACCTTTCCGAAAAGGCTGTAGAATACCATATTAGTCAAAGCCTTAAGAAGATGAGGATTTATCTAAAAGAATACCTGATGGTAATTCTCTTTTGGATCTTCAAAACTTGGTAG